TCGCCGAGGAACGCCCATACGTGCTGGTCGGAGGTGTCCTTGATCCCCCGATCGTGCAGGTAGTGGTTGAACCGCGCCTGGTAGATGGCGTTCATCGGGCCCAGGCCCATGGACACCGTGGGGAACTCCCAGAAGTTGTTCAGCAGCCGCGGATGCGGATAGGACGGCAGCCCGTGGCCGGGACCGCCGTTGCTGTACTCCTGGCGGAACCCGTCGAGCTGATCGGTCGACAGCCTGCCTTCCAGGAACGCGCGGGCGTAGATGCCCGGCGAGGCGTGGCCCTGGATGAAGATCGAGTCGCCGCCGCCCGGGTGGTCCTTGCCACGGAAGAAGTGATTGAAGCCCACCTCGTAGAGCGCCGCCGAGGAAGCGTAGGTCGAGATGTGGCCGCCGACGCCGATGCCGGGGCGCTGGGCGCGATGCACCATGATCGCGGCGTTCCAGCGGATCCAGGCGCGGAAGCGCCGCTCCACCTCCTCGTCGCCGGGGAACCACGGCTCGTTCTCGGTGGGGATGGTGTTGACGTAGTCGGTGGAGGTCAAAGACGGGATGGCGACCCGACGTTCACCGGCCCGCTCCAGCAGACGGAGCATGAGGTAACGCGCACGGCCGGGGCCCTCCCGGTCGAGCATCTCATCGAACGACTCGAGCCATTCGCTGGTTTCCTCCGGGTCGATGTCCGGTAGGTAGGACGCCACCCCTTCGCGGATCACCCGCACCCGTCCGGCCGGCTGCGGCGCGGGCGACCCGTTCGGATCGCGGCTCGCGGCGGGCGCGGGAGCGGAGTTGGTACCGGCGGATTTCGCCGGTGCGGAAGAGTGGATCAGGTCGGTCAAATCTGCTCCTCGTACAGGGGTGGACATGCTGATGGCGTCGGTATCCCCGGGCGGGTTCGCTGGTTGGCGGACCGCCCGTTTACGAAAGGTTCGGGCGCACCATCCATCCTTGCCGATGACGCGTCCCAAATCATCATGTCAGCCGGAAATCCAGTACCGTTCGACAGGCAAGGTGAGCATTGAGCGTGGCAGCCCTGAGGAGCGGGAGGACGATGAAGCTGCTGAACCCACGCGGGTTCGGAATGGTGTGCGCCACCGGCGCCGTCGCTGTCGGACTGGTCGTCGCGGGGTGCGCCAACCGGGTGGACGGCGTGGCGGGTCCGAACGCGAGCGATCTGGCGGCGTACAAGACCGAGGCGGCGTCCTCGTCGGCGGCGGCGACCTCTTCCCGGCGCGCCGCGGCCCAGGCCAAGGCCGTCTCCGACAATTGCGGTCAGTTCCCCACCATCACCGGAGCGGGCGTAAGCAAGTACAACGAATTCGTCGACGCGCACGACTCGAACGCCCCGGACTACGTCGCCAAGCGCGACTCGGCGGCGCAGACCCTCGAGGACGCGGCGAACAAGGTGGAGAGCGGCGTGAACTCCGCCAAGGAGGCGCTCCCCGGGGACCTGGCCGGCTTGTTCACCGAATACGTGAACGCCGCCCGCGCGCTGGCCGCCGAGACGCGCAAGATGACCTACACCGCGCCGGTCGCGGCGCTCAACGACGCCAGCAAGCGGGTCAACGACGCGCGCAACGCCGTGCGCGACTCGTGTCCGAAACGCTGAGAAACCCCTTGACACACCATCGCAACGCGACATTCGGTAGCTATTTCGCCGGATCGGCTTGCGCTGAAGCCCATAACCATGTTCGCTTGCAACTACCTACTGTCGGGAGTTGAGGAGGACGCCACCGTGGTCGCCGCGGCGGACGCGCAGAACTACGCTCAGAAGCTTGGCATCTCACACGGCTTGGTTGTCCAGGAATTGGGCTGGGACGAGGACGTCGACGACGACCTGAGGGCCGACGTCGAGGAAGCGATCGGCGGTGAACTCGTCGACGAGGACTCCGACGAGGTGATCGACGTCGTGCTGCTGTGGTGGCGGGACGGGGACGGTGATCTGGTCGACGCCCTGATGGACGCCATCGGCCCGCTCGCCGACGACGGTTTCGTCTGGGTACTCACCCCCAAGACCGGACAGCCCGGCCACGTCGAGCCGAGCGAAATCGCCGAATCCGCACCGACCGCCGGTCTGACCCAGACCTCGGCGATCAGCCTCGGTTCGTGGACGGGTAGCAGGCTCGTGCAGCCCAAGGCGCCCTCGAAGCAGCGCTGAGCCACCGCGCTATGGTTTCCACCAGGGTGGTGTCGCACGCCCGCCCGGTGGAAACCCGACACGATGGAGGATTCGCTATGCCGCTCGAGGTTGGCACTGTCGCGCCGGATTTCACGCTGAAGGACCAGAACAACCAGGAAGTCTCGTTGTCGGACTACCGGGGCAAGAAGAACGTCCTGATCGTGTTCTACCCGCTCGCCTTCACCGGCATCTGCCAGGGCGAGCTGTGCAAGGTCCGCGACGAGCTGCCCAAGTTCCAGAACGACAACGCGGAGATCCTCGCGATCTCCGTAGGCCCGCCGCCCACGCACAAGATCTGGGCCGCCGAGCAGGGCTACACCTTCCCGCTGCTGTCGGACTTCTGGCCGCACGGCGCGGTGGCCCAGGCCTACGGCGTCTTCAACGAGAAGTCCGGCTACCCCAATCGCGGCACGTTCGTCGTCGACCGCGAGGGCTACATCCGCTTCGCCGAGATGAACGGCCCCGGAGAACCCCGTGACCAGGCGGCTTGGGAGAAAGCGCTCGCCGCGCTAGATTCATAAGCCGCCGGTAACGGCACGGGCGTATAGCTCAGCGGTAGAGCACTGGTTTTACACACCAGCGGTCGGGGGTTCGATCCCCTCTGCGCCCACCACGAGTAGGTGAGCCGTGCGTCGGCGGGGCGCCGGATCAGGGCCAGAGCGTCGAGCACCGGCCGGTGGGTGGGCGTTGTTCGACTCGAGGTCAGCCGCGCAGTCAGCTTGTCCACGTCGACGACCGTGCACTCCCGGAAGCCCAAGTGCGATCGATTCTGCGCCCGGTGGTACCGCATCGGCCTTCGTGTACTTGGTGACACGATCCTCAACGGCACAGCGAGAAACGGTGGCGCAATTCACTGTCCCAACCAATCCCGGCATCGTGGCATTATCTCGGGGTGTTCACGACTCTCTCCGGACGAGGTGCCCAGCTGGCGATCATCTGTCTCGGTTGGGTGGCTCCGGTGTTCGTATTCTGGCTCTTGGTCGCACTGCCGGAGTCCTTTTGGTTGGCTGGAACGCTGATTGCTGCATTGGTTGCCGGCGCCGTGACACTTACCGCGGCCGTGCACATTGTCAGACCCCCGGACTCGCCTGTAACAACAGACGACGAGCTGACCGATTGCGGGTTCGTGGTCGGAAGTGCCGCGTGGTTGCTCGGCGGGGCGCTGTGCCTTGTCCGCTACTTGTTGCTTCCGGATTCGTGCGGCGGTTCAGGCGGGCTTGGTTCGTTCGCGTGTTTACATCGAGCCGGGCCTGTACTCGAGGTGATGGGTGTGGCGTGCGCGCTTGCCGCGACGCCCGTGTTTGCGGTGCTTTTTCGCGTCGGGCGTCGTTCAGCGGCGGCCGCATGGCTGTCACCCGCGATCGTGGTCAGCTTCTACCTGCTCGCGGCATGGCTGTGGTCACCGCACACGGGCTTGGGTGTCCCGCACCGGATCGCTGGTTAGCTCCGCGCCCTGCGCCAACGGGGTCGATGCGACGCGACTACCAAATCCATAGCCTGTCTCCAGGCGGACAATGCCTCAGGGGAAGGGAGCGGCCGGGCCATCCAGCGCCCCAGCACCTAGACTTCAGCGGTCGGCCCTGGCACTGTCGCCCGGCTCTGTCCTAACGATTTTCCGGCTACAGGGTGATGGGATTGCCCTTCGCCAGCGGCCACTACCTGGCGCTGAGCCAGCCCATGCTTCCTCTCGGGACCCAGCCCTCGTGGGTGTTGTCCGAATCCATGAACAACTCCCAGTGGTGCACCCCGGGCAGCCTCGGCACATATCGCCCAGCGATCCAGATCACCAAGTCGTAGATCGTGGAGACGGCCGGGAACATCCAGCGCTGACCGTGCGGCAGTGCGTCGTCGCCGGCGTCCAGCGACGCACGATCAAGGACAACCTCCACCCAATCCGGCACGATCGGATACTTCCAAAGGCGGGCGACGACCCGGAACAGGCACGCCGGGCGGTGGCGTTTTCCGCGGCTCCTTCGGAGCACCTGTTGCCGTGCAGCCGGCTCTGTATCGTCGCGATATGCCCGCGTTGATCGCTCCGACGACACGTCTGCATACGGCCTGGCTGGAGGCGCACGACGAGTGGGGTCCGGGCCCGCACGAGGACGGTTTCGGACTGCGGCCGTACGACGAAGTGCGTTCGCCGACCGGTTTCGCCGCCTGGGTGGCCCGTCTGGCCGACGAATCGGGTCAGGCGTGGGCCGAGACCGGCCGGGCGCGGTGCACCTACCGATGGATCGTGGAGGACGACCGAGTGCTCGGCGGGATCGCTCTGCGGCACGGCTTCGACGATTTCGTGCGATGGGCCGGTCACATCGGCTACGGCATCCGGCCGTCCGCGCGCCGACGCGGCCTCGCCACCTGGGCGCTGAGCCGGATGCTCGGCGAGGCGGAGAAGCTGGGCATGGACCGGGTGCTGATCGTCTGCGCGGCCGACAACGCCCCCTCCGCGAAAACCATCGAGCGCCGAGGCGGCGTCCTCGAGCGGATCGTGGACACCCCGCTCGGTCCGGCACGGCGTTACTGGGTGTCCACCGGCGACCACGACCAGCGGCCCGCGCTGCGGCAGACGGGAAACCCAGCGGCGGACGTAAAATGATCGGCACGAGCCCACTCCTCGAGGAGGCTGCGATGCCCGACAGCCCGCGCTCGATCGCCGCAGTAGACAAAGCGCTCCCCCCGGGTACGGACGAGGAACGATTTTCCGGCTACGGGGTGATGGGATTGCCCTTCGCCAGCGGCCACTACCTGGCGCTGCGGCATTTCCCTGCCAGCTCGGTCGGTGCCGGGTACGACGCGGTGTGGCATCGCGACCCCGACGCCAGATGGGTGATCTACAGCAGCGTCTCCCCGGCGACCAGCTGTGCCCGCTATTTCGGATCAGCACTCGAAGACGCGCGGGTCGAGGACATATCGGTCGACTGGACGGGACCGTCCACATTCACGGTGCGGGTCGGCGACAAGATCGTGTGGGATCTCGAACTGGGCCGCTCGGCGGCGACGAAGGCGATGACGGGTATGGGCCGGATGATGCCTGCCGCCTTGTGGCGACGTCCCGCCGTTCTGTCGCTCGTGTCGCGGGTGGCGGGTCCGGCGCTCGGCGTCGGGCGGGTGCAGCTCAGCGGTACTTCCCCGAACGGTCAATGGTTCCTGGCCAATCCCCGGATGCTGTGGACGGTCGAGAACAGCACTGCCCGGATCGACGGAATCGACATCGGCCCTCCGGGACCACTCGCCGAACAAGCCACATTGGGTGAGTTCTGGCTGCCGCAACGCGGAATGTTCGCCGTGGGCGAGTCCTACTTCGAACGGTTCGATCCGACGCGCCATCGTCCGGCCCGCCCCGGCGTCTGAATGGCGGCACCGGTTTCCGAGCTTGTGCATCCCCAAGCGAACGGCGCACGAATAGCGCCGGACCCGGCCGATCAGCCCGACCGGCGGGCGGTAACCAACAGGTACTCCCACTCCATCCGCCCGTTGCCGCGGTCGTACCGGGCGGCGAGTTCGGCGAGTGCGTCGTCCAATTGCGCGATCCGGTCGGGCTCCCCGGCATTGGCCTTGTACACCGCGACCGTCGGTCCGTAGTAGGACTTGAAGAAGTCACGGAACTCCGCGCCGTCGGCGAAACGGTCGATGACCGCGTTCTCGCGGCGCAGTTCCAGATCGGCGACGCGATCGCCCAGCAACGACCGCACGTGTTCCTCGTCGCCCCACAGCGGCGGCGGCTGCGCGCCGGGCGGAGGCGGCGGAGCGAACGGTTTCATCGTGGCGAACATCTGCCCGATGAAGCCGTCGGGCGTCCAGTTGATCAGCCCGATCGTGCCGCCCGGTTTGGCCACACGCACCAATTCGTCCGCGGCCGCTTGGTGGAACGGTGCGAACATGACGCCCACACACGAGATGACGGCGTCGAATTCGGCGTCGGCGTAGGGCAACGCCTCGGCGTCGGCTTCCTGCCACCGCAACTCGACGCCCCGCGCGGCGGCGATTCGCCTGCCTGCCTCGAACAACTCCGGCGTCAGATCGCTCGCCACGACCTCCGCACCGGCCTCCGCGGCCGGTATCGCGGCATTGCCGGATCCGGCCGCGACATCCAGCACCCGCTGGCCACGACCGATGCGGGCGGCCTCGACCAGACGCCGACCGAGTTCCGGGATGACTTCGGTGGCGATGGACGAATAGTCGCCCAGTGCCCACATCGCGCGGTGCCGCCGCTTGAGATCCGCGGAGCCGGAATCGGTCATCTGAACGCTCCCTCTGCAGTCGGGCCGGTCGACGCTGCCGAGAGAGGAAACTCCTCCGCGCCGAACCACTCATCGAAACCGCAAGCCGACCAGGTGTTACCCGGCGAAATCCGCGACAAACGATGTCCGGGCGGCTGGCTCCGCACGGCACGCGGGTCTACCCCACAATCCGGCCGCGTGACCGGGCGGCGCGGCCGCGATCCCGGCGGATAAGCCGCCGCCGGAACTGGGCCAACGCCGTCTGCCCGAGTGTCCCGGCGAGGGACGGTCCTGCGGAGGGCCGGTCGGGAGCCAGACCGAGGATGCCGGTCAGATCACGCAGACATTCCTAGAAGACCGGTTCCAGGTCGGTGAAGGCGAAGTCCAGTTGGTGCAGAACTTCCATGCAGAGCAGCCCGAACGTCAGATCCAGCAGCACCCCCTCCGAACCGCTGCCCGGCTCGATGGCGTTCGGACTCCGGCTGCCGGTCCTAGCAGCGTTCATACTGACGCGCGTAGGGCTGCGACTCCGGTGGAACGTCGCGCCAGGATGGCTGGCAACCGCCGACGAAGACCGCGAAAACGGGGACGTTGCGGTCTCCGATCGTGTAGTCGACCACGGCACCGGGCTGCGCCAGGTAGGGAAGATGCCGATCGGCGAGTTGTGTTGCCTGCGAAGCGGTGAGTTGCTTTCCGACAGGAGGGTATATCGCGACGTCCAGGGTGCGGCCTGCTTTGCCGGGCGGTTCGTATACGGAAATCTCGACGAAGAACGGGGTGGGTTGATCGGTCAGAAACCACTCCCACATCTCGAGTTCACCATTGGACGGGAAGCGGGGTCGGCCGTGCGGGATGGGGGGGTCCGTGTTGAGCCACCCGGGTTCCAGTCTCGAGTGATTGTTGAGCCCGCTCTCCTCATGAACGGTGGACACCGTCCAGTAATTCGATGCCAATTCGGGGAAGTCCTGGATGATTCGGCGCATCGCCGCTGTGGCACGGTGGGGTTCCGCCTCGGAGCCCGCTCCTACGCTGATGGCGTTGCTCATCTTGTCTACGTCAAAGCCGCGTGACCTCCAGCCCACCTGTGTGCCGGGGGCCGAGACTCTCACCCAGGTGTGTGCCGAGTTCGCTTCCCTGCTCACGTCCCGACCGAACCGCCAATCCGCAGAATAAGAACCCGTCATCCGGTCGATGTCGACCTCGGTGTAGTCCCCTTGGTAGCGCGGCGGAAGCTGCTGGGTGCCCATGGCACGCACCACGGACGCGGCCTCGTCCGGTGTGGCGTCATCCTCCAGGCGTACGAAGAGTCGGGATGCGTACGTGCGGGACTTGCCCTCGTAATCGAACCAATGTGACGCATCGACCACCCCGGGAAGAGCCGCGATGGCAGTTTCGATCACGCGTGACCAGCTGTCACGCTCGGTCTGGTCGGGTCCTCGTGTCGGAAGA
Above is a genomic segment from Nocardia sputorum containing:
- a CDS encoding class I SAM-dependent methyltransferase, giving the protein MTDSGSADLKRRHRAMWALGDYSSIATEVIPELGRRLVEAARIGRGQRVLDVAAGSGNAAIPAAEAGAEVVASDLTPELFEAGRRIAAARGVELRWQEADAEALPYADAEFDAVISCVGVMFAPFHQAAADELVRVAKPGGTIGLINWTPDGFIGQMFATMKPFAPPPPPGAQPPPLWGDEEHVRSLLGDRVADLELRRENAVIDRFADGAEFRDFFKSYYGPTVAVYKANAGEPDRIAQLDDALAELAARYDRGNGRMEWEYLLVTARRSG
- a CDS encoding peroxiredoxin, encoding MPLEVGTVAPDFTLKDQNNQEVSLSDYRGKKNVLIVFYPLAFTGICQGELCKVRDELPKFQNDNAEILAISVGPPPTHKIWAAEQGYTFPLLSDFWPHGAVAQAYGVFNEKSGYPNRGTFVVDREGYIRFAEMNGPGEPRDQAAWEKALAALDS
- a CDS encoding DUF3052 domain-containing protein, whose translation is MVAAADAQNYAQKLGISHGLVVQELGWDEDVDDDLRADVEEAIGGELVDEDSDEVIDVVLLWWRDGDGDLVDALMDAIGPLADDGFVWVLTPKTGQPGHVEPSEIAESAPTAGLTQTSAISLGSWTGSRLVQPKAPSKQR
- a CDS encoding GNAT family N-acetyltransferase, with amino-acid sequence MPALIAPTTRLHTAWLEAHDEWGPGPHEDGFGLRPYDEVRSPTGFAAWVARLADESGQAWAETGRARCTYRWIVEDDRVLGGIALRHGFDDFVRWAGHIGYGIRPSARRRGLATWALSRMLGEAEKLGMDRVLIVCAADNAPSAKTIERRGGVLERIVDTPLGPARRYWVSTGDHDQRPALRQTGNPAADVK